The Dyadobacter sandarakinus DNA window AGATGCCTACCGTGGTTTTGTTATGTTTCTGATGATGGCGGAAGTACTCCGCTTTGGTCAGGTAGCAGGGTACTTTCCAGATAGCAGCTTCTGGGCATTCCTGGACTTTCAGCAAAGTCACGTACCCTGGGTCGGCTGCTCGCTCCATGACCTTATCCAACCCTCATTTTCCTTTCTGGTGGGTGTAGCGCTACCCTACTCCATGGCCAGCCGGTCAATGAAATATCAAAATACGTCGCTGATGTGGCTGCATACCACCCGGCGGTCGCTGGTACTGGTACTGCTGGGCATTTTTCTCCGGTCGATGCATGCCGATCAAACGAATTTTACTTTTGAAGATACGCTCACCCAGATCGGCCTGGGTTATCCCATACTTTTTGCACTTGGCTTTTCCGGAGAAAAGGTACAATGGGGTACGCTCGCGGGTATCCTGGTGTGCTACTGGGTTGCATTTGCGGTATATCCATTGCCCGGCCCCTACTTTGACTGGGCGGAAACCGGCACGACGGCTAATTGGGAGCACCATCTTACAGGCTTTGCAGCACATTGGAATAAAAACACGAACCTGGCCTGGCATTTCGACAGATGGTTTATGAACCTCTTTCCACGTGCAGAAACATTCCGGTTCAATGGAGGCGGTTACAGTACCCTCAGCTTTATCCCTACCCTCGGCACCATGATCCTGGGACTCATTGCCGGCAAGTGGCTGAAGGCCGCGGATTCTTATCAGGCTCTGATCAAAAAACTGCTGCTTACAGCTGCCGTGCTTTTTGTAATGGCTGTCATCCTGAATGTAACTGGTATTAATCCGATTGTAAAAAGAATCTGGACGCCGGCCTGGACATTGTTCAGCGGCGGCTGGTGCTTTACATTGCTGGCGCTTTTCTATTACGTGGTGGATATCAGGCAAAACAGGTCCTATTTTGTTCCCCTGATCATTATCGGTACCAACTCCATTGCGGCCTACATCATAGCCCACACGATCGACAGCTTTATCGACCAATCATTCAGAATCAATATTAGCCAGCATTACGACCTGATCTTCGGAGAAGCATACCGCTCGCTTGTCAGCGGATTTGTGATCCTGCTTTTCGAGTGGCTGATTTTAAGATGGATGTACAACAACAAAGTATTTATCAAAATCTAGGTTACTACCTTTATCACCATTTCGTACTTCAATCCGGTCCAATGCAAATTTTACAGTCTGTTCACCATATTGCCATCATCTGCTCCGACTATGATCGCTCCAAACATTTTTACACCCACATACTGGGGTTTGAAATTGTGAGGGAAGTTTTCAGGAAGGAGCGGCAGTCGTACAAGCTTGATCTGGCATTGAACGGACAATACTGCATTGAACTCTTTTCATTCCCTGATCCGCCTGCAAGGGTGTCGCAGCCCGAGGCATCCGGATTGCGGCACCTCGCGTTTGCAGTTGCGGACCTTGCGCTGGCAATCACACATCTTGAACAAAACGGCATAAAATGCGAGCCCGTCAGGACGGATGAGTATACCGGTAAAAGGTTTACTTTTTTCTCCGATCCTGACGGGCTCCCGCTGGAATTGTATGAAGTGTAATCTGACCCTGCTATGCAGCAGCTACATACGTCGTTTTTTTCCTGTTGACCATTTCCATCTTGCTGAAAGTGTCATAAAATTCTGAAATACGCAGCAAATGCTCATCCAGGACTTGCCTGGCCTCGGACTCACGGTCCACATGCGCACGTAATGTTTTGTACAATTGCAATATCCCCGCCTCGATTTTCTTGAAAAGGCCTGCTACCTCTTCCGTGTCGTTCAGATCTTTAAGCAGACTGGCCGGACGCATATTCATGTCGGCAACTCCCAGTTCCTTGTCTGTCAGAAAACATTTGAAATAATCATAAATGGAATGCAGTTCGCGCTGAAAAAGCACCGCACTCAAATGTCCCTGGCTTAACACTTTCCGGAAAGGCCCCATGCTGTCCTTTTTCAATGCTTCCAGATACAGCAGTTCGCGCTTTTTCTGCTCGCCCCACAGTGTCCGGACCATTAGAACAAAATCGTTGACTTTCACATCCTCCATATAAACCAACTAAAATTTAAAAGTGCATGCTAACGGTTACAAAAGAATTGTGCCGAAAAACGCCACACGTTGCCGAAAATGATTTCGACATAGATTTTCAGGTTTAAGTAATAATTCGTAGTTATCGGGCAATGTGGCCCGATTTGGGCATTTTGCGGGTGGGAAAAAAAGTGTGGCAAATTCGCCCTAGCTGGCCTACTTCCAGCTACAACAAAACACCTAGGAAGTCACATGCCTGGCTTGATTTTTGAACTCCGGGTAAACCGCATAACTTTACCAGCTTACAATATTTGATGTAGTTACCGGTTATCTTAGACCATCCTGCATCAGGAGTGATTGATGAATTTATTCTTTATGTCGCAATTTCCTTCTAAAATTTACATTTTAACCGCTCTGGCGGCTGCCTCCTGCAAAACCAGCACCCCTCCCCAGCAGACTGTCCAGCAAGAAGCCGCTCCTGTTATTGAGATCGGAGCAGAAAAAATCAGTCTTGACGACTTCCAGGAATCTTACAGTAAAAATAAGTATGCCGAAGATTCCACCCGGGTGCTCTCTCCATCGGAATATTTAAATCTTTATACGGATTTAAAGATCAAAGTGTTACAAGCGAAGCAGGATGGAAAGGACACAACTACTGATTACAGGGAA harbors:
- a CDS encoding acyltransferase family protein: MQNAPIAPPARVSSVDAYRGFVMFLMMAEVLRFGQVAGYFPDSSFWAFLDFQQSHVPWVGCSLHDLIQPSFSFLVGVALPYSMASRSMKYQNTSLMWLHTTRRSLVLVLLGIFLRSMHADQTNFTFEDTLTQIGLGYPILFALGFSGEKVQWGTLAGILVCYWVAFAVYPLPGPYFDWAETGTTANWEHHLTGFAAHWNKNTNLAWHFDRWFMNLFPRAETFRFNGGGYSTLSFIPTLGTMILGLIAGKWLKAADSYQALIKKLLLTAAVLFVMAVILNVTGINPIVKRIWTPAWTLFSGGWCFTLLALFYYVVDIRQNRSYFVPLIIIGTNSIAAYIIAHTIDSFIDQSFRINISQHYDLIFGEAYRSLVSGFVILLFEWLILRWMYNNKVFIKI
- the gloA2 gene encoding SMU1112c/YaeR family gloxylase I-like metalloprotein; translated protein: MQILQSVHHIAIICSDYDRSKHFYTHILGFEIVREVFRKERQSYKLDLALNGQYCIELFSFPDPPARVSQPEASGLRHLAFAVADLALAITHLEQNGIKCEPVRTDEYTGKRFTFFSDPDGLPLELYEV